The sequence ATACTCTGAAGGTTTTACCCGCCTCTGGCCATCTGTGATCACGGTGGCCGGCATGGCCATCAGCATCTGGCTGCTGGCGCTCGCCATGCGCACCCTGCCGCTGGGCACCGCCTATGCGGTATGGACCGGGATCGGTGCGGTGGGATCGTTCATTGCCGGCATCGTGCTGCTGGGCGAGGCGGCCAGCCTGGCGCGCATCGGCAGCGTCAGCCTGATCGTGTTGGGATTGATCGGTTTGAAACTGTCGACGGCTGCCTAAGCCGCGGCGCTGATCTTGGTCGCCGCCGTGGCTGCCGTGGTGGCAAATCCGGCGTCGGTTTTCAGGCTCTGGTAACGCAGGCAGGTGACACGCAAGAAAGATGAAAAATTGCTGGCTTCGCCCAGGTGGGTAGTGACTTCATCGTGCAGCTTGGCGATCAGCTGGTTGGTGGTGAGGTCGTTATCCGCCGCCAATTCCGCCAGGGTCTGCCAGAACAGGTTCTCCAGCTTGATGGTGGTGATGACGCCCATGATGCGCACCGAACGGGCGCGCGACTCATACAGTATGGGATCGGCCTGGGCATAAATCTGACACATCGAACGCCTCGCTTCTTGCAGTTGAGCATGCTGGTAAAAATGCGGCCGCACTGGCAGCCGCACGCTGGCATCATAACTCGATGCGGGTCCCCAATGCAGTCAGGAACAATGCCAGCCAGGCTGGATGGGCCGGCCATGCCGGCGCGGTCACCAGGTTGCCGTCGCGGTGCGCCGCGGCGATATCGATTTCGGCATACTTGCCGCCGGCCAGCTTGACCTCCGGCGCGCAGGCAGGATAGGCCGAACAGGTTTTGCCTTCCAGCACGCCGGCCGCCGCCAGCAATTGCGGGCCATGGCAGACCGCGGCAATCGGCTTGTCGGAGGCATGGAACTGCTGGACGATTTCGATCACGCGCGGATTCAGGCGCAGGTACTCCGGGGCGCGGCCGCCGGGGATCAGCAAGGCGTCGTAGCGGCTGACGTCGACATCGCTGAACGCCGCATTCAAGGTAAAGTTATGGCCCGGCTTTTCGCTATAGGTCTGGTCGCCTTCAAAGTCGTGGATGGCGGTGCGGATCTGGGCGCCGGCGGCTTTGTTCGGACACACCACGTCGACCTGGTGGCCGACCATCTGCAAGGCCTGGAACGGCACCATCAGTTCATAATCTTCAACGTAGTCGCCGGCCAGGATCAGGATTTTCTTTGCGCTCATGATGGTTCTTTCAGTGAGGTTGGTGGGGCAGAGAAGGTCGAGTATGGGACCATGAAAACTTGTGCAGGTAATAACGGGGTATTACCGCGCCAGGTTTCGATGTTGCATTGCGCAAACGACGTGTTTTGACTAATCGAATGCACTAATGCGATAGCTGAATTACACTGTCGGCATTGGCCGCCGCGCTTGACCGAATGAATTCAGCATAAGTGTGCGGCTGCACAGCGGCAAGTAAAAATTATTTTAAAAAGGTAAGCAGATGAGGGTAAGCAGATGAGCTCAAAAGATTCATTGCCAGCGACGGCGGCCAGCACCTTGCCGGAACGTCCAAGCCGGGCCGAGGCGGAGTCGGCGATTCGTACTTTGCTGCGCTGGGCGGGCGACGATCCTGACCGCGAAGGCCTGCTGGACACGCCGGCGCGCGTGGCGCGCGCCTATGAAGAGTTCTTTGCCGGCTACAGCAAGGATCCGGTCGAGATCCTGTCGACCACGTTTTCGGAAGTGGAAGGCTATGACGAGATGGTGGTGCTGACCAACATCCGTTTTGAAAGCCATTGCGAGCACCACATGGCGCCTATCATCGGCAAGGCGCACGTGGCCTATCTGCCGGACCGGCGCGTGGTGGGGATTTCGAAACTGGCGCGCCTGGTGGATATCTATGCGAAGCGCCTGCAGATCCAGGAAAAAATGACGGTGCAGATCGCCGATACCCTGCAGCAGGTCTTGCTGCCGAAGGGCGTGGCGGTAGTGATCGAGGCATCGCACGGTTGCATGACCACGCGCGGCATCCACAAGCCGGGCACCAGCCTGGTGACCAGCCGCATGCTGGGCGCGTTCCGCGACGATCCGTCGACGCGGCGCGAGTTCATGAGCATCATCAGCCAGAAGCGCAGCGAGTAAGGTCTCTGTAGACAGACGCCGCCCGGCTTCAATGCCGGAAGCGCAGATGCTTCCGGCAATCCCTTCAGGTCAGATCAGCGGTCCCGCTTCCTTCTCTTCATGGCCGGTCACCCGCGCCTGCATGGCGCGCGCTACCACGCTGCGCGAAAGGTGCCAGTACAAGCCGATGACAGCGGTCGAGAACAGCGCAAAACCCATCATTCCCGCATACAGGTAAAACACCTTGTACAGCTCGATGCCGACGCCATACAGGGTCATGTTGATCATGCCCATGGTAGCGGCCACGGTAGCTTTCGAGACCGGGCTTTCAGTCAGGGTGAAACGTATCATCACCGCCGCCGACAAGCCTTCGCCGAAGGCGATCACGCTGATTGCCGCCACCAGGAAATAAGGCTTGTCGAGGAAAGCGGCGCCGAGCAGCATGATCAGGATGCCGACTGCAATCGGATACAGCGCGATCTTGATCGAACTACCCAGGCGCCAGCGATCGACCTGGCGTGCCAGCACCAGGTTGCCGGCGATCAGGCAGGCGAACACCGGAATTTGCCAGTAACCGTATTCGATCACGCTCAGATGGCCGTCGGCCACCAGGATTTCCGGTGACATCGCGATCCAGCCGATCAGAGGGATCGCCAGCAAAGGCATGCACATCGCTGCCTTGACGAAATGGCGGTTGCCGACCACTTCACGGTAGTCGTGCCAGATCTGCATCAGCGGCAGTTTCTCCTTGCGCGGCTTGACGGTCTCAGGCATGTGCCGCGCCAGGCCGATCAAGGCGATGGTGGCAATCGCGGCGATGAACACGAACACCATGCGCCACGGCAGAACCTCGATCATGAAGGCGCCTGCAACCGGGCCGATCAGCGGCGCAATCAGCGCCACATTCGCCATCAGGGCAGTGACCCGGATCGCTGCCTTTTCTTCGAACGCCTCCTGCACCACGGCATAGCCGACCGAAGAAATAAAGCACAAGCCCATGCCTTGCAGCACACGCAAGGCGATGAAGCTTTCGATGCTGCGCGAGAACAGCGTCGCCAGGCAAGCGATGATGAAAAACAGCGTGCCGCCCAGCATCACAGGACGGCGGCCGATGCGATCCGAGAGCGGTCCGAACAGCCATTGGAAGATCGCGCCGCCCACCAGGAAGGCGGTCATGGCGGAGGCCATCCAGGCCGCGCTGGCGCCGAATTCGCGGGTCACCGTCAGCATGCCGGGCTGGATCATGTCGTTGGCGATGTACACCGAAAATTCGAACAGCACCAGGGCCAGCGGGAACATCAGGGTGTTGCGGGTCAGCGTAGAAATTTTTTGCATTGTTTGATTCGCTTGGTAAAAACGAGGTGAAGCTATAGAGCCGGAGATCGGGCATCGCGCCGGGCCGGCCGGCTTGCGATTAGGTACAAGGTGCTGATCCGGCGAGGGCGGCAAAGCCGCACATGGCGTCAGCGGGTGAGGTTGTCTGGCGCAATCGCCTGAAGAAATGACGTCGTCAATGGACCGGCGCTTCCCAGCCGGAGTCTGCGCTGAATTCCTCGACCAGAAAATCGAGCATGGCGCGCAGGACGGCAGGCATTTGACGGCGCGAAGCATAGACGCCGTAAATGCTCAATTCGCGCGGGCGATATTCGCCGAGCAGCGCCCGTAGTCTACCACTATGCAGCAATCCTGCGGCGGCGTGCAGCGGCTGCAAGGCGATCCCGGCGCCGCATGCCGCCGCTTCCAGCAGCACCGACGATTCATTGGCGCTCATGTTGCCGCCCACCGGCACGCTAACGGGCACGCCATCCTTCTCGAATTCCCACAGGCTTTTACCGAAATAGGAATAGGTCAGGCAGTTATGCAGGGCCAGGTCTTCGATGGTTTTCGGTGTGCCGTGCTGTTCCAGATAGGACGGCGCCGCCACCACCACCGAGTGGCATACCGCCAGCTTACGCGCAATCAGGTTGGGATCGAGCGCATTGGTGATACGGATCGCCAGGTCGATCCGTTCTTCGATCAGGTTGACGGTGCGGTCCACCATCAGCATGTCGATCGCGGTGGCGGGATAGCGCTTGAGGAAGCGAGTCAGCAGCGGCACCAGATAGGTTTGTCCCATCGACATGCTGAAGGTCAGGCGCAGCGTCCCTTGCGGCGTGTTCTCGGGCGCTGCCGCCGAGGATTGGATGTCGCCGGCCATGTCCAGCATTTGCCGGCAACGCGGCAAGGTATCGCTGCCGGCCGAGGTCAGGCTGAGCTTGCGGGTGGTCCGGTGCAGCAGGCGCGCGCCAACCCATTCCTCCAGCTCGGCCAGATAGCGCGACACCATGGCGCGCGACATGTCGAGCTTGTCGGCGGCGGCGGTCAGGCTACCCAGGTCGGCCACCTCGACAAAGACTTGCATCGCGATCAATCTGTCCATGGCTATTCCTGTCTACGTCCTCATCTATGCAATCGATTAGATCGATTAGATCGATTCATGCAACAAACTATGCATCATTATGGGGTTTTTCGCATCGTTTTTGGCAACTATGATGATGGTTCTTTCACTGCACTCTGGAGATATCAATGTTTAAACCTACTGTATTCCGTTCACTGCTCGCAGCTGCCGCCGGCCTGATGATTGCCGCCACCGCCAGCGCAGCGCCGCAACCGCTCAAATTGGAAGTCTATAACCCGGGCACCAGCGGCATTTTCCCGGTGTCGTCCGAGTTGATAACCGGCAAGACTGACGCCATCGTCATCGATGCCCAGTTCGACCGCGCCAGCGCTGAGCAACTGCTGAAAAAAGTGCAGGACAGCGGCAAGAAACTGACCACCATCTACATCAGCCATGGCGATCCCGATTATTACTTTGGCCTGGAAGTGCTGAAGGCAGCCTATCCGGACGCCAGGATCGTGGCGCCGGCGCCGGTGGTCGCCCACATCAAGGCAACCATGGATGGCAAGCTGGCATTCTGGGGCCCCAAGCTGGGCGCCAATGCACCTAAGCAGCTGATCGTGCCGGAACCACTGGAAGGCAATACGCTGACGCTGGAAGGCCGCAAGCTGGAAGTCATCGGCCTCGAAGGCGCCAGCCCGGACCGCACTTTCGTCTGGATCCCATCGCTGAAAGCCGTGGTGGGCGGTGTGCTGGTGGTCGGTAATGAACATGTGTGGACGGCCGATACCCAGACCCTGGCCTCGCGCCAGCAATGGATCAAGATGCTCGACAAGATCAGCGCCTTGCATCCGCAAGTCGTGGTGCCAGGCCATTTCAGTGCCGGCGCACCGCAAAACATCGCATCGGTGCGCTTCACCAAAGACTACTTGAAGACCTATGAAGCTGAGACAGTCAAGGCCAAGGATTCTGCAGCCCTGATCGAAGCCATGAAGAAGCATTACCCGAACCTGGACGGCGTCTCATCCCTGGAGCTGGGCGCCAAGGTCAGCAAAGGTGAAATGAAATGGTAGAGCGCAATCATTGCAACGACGACAGCTGCGTGCTGCCCGGCGCAGCTGACGCCGGGGCAGACGACGCAGCGGCGCCGCGGGCCGCCAGCGGCACAGTGCTGCATTACATCTACGATCCGCTGTGCGGCTGGTGCTATGGCGCCGCGCCCTTGCTGAAAGCGGCGCAAGAGGTCGACGGCCTTGCCATCGTATTGCATGGCGGCGGCATGCTGAGCGGCAGCAACCGCAAGCAGGTCAGTGCGCAGTTGCGCAACTACGTGATGCAGCACGATCACAGGATTGCGGCGATGACCGGCCAGCCGTTCGGCGACAGCTACTTCAACGGTTTGCTGCTGGACACCAGCGCTGTGCTGGATTCGGATCCGCCGATCACTGCGGTGCTAGCCGCCGACGCTTGCGGCGGGCGCGGGCTGGCCATGCTGGCGCGGATCCAGACTGCGCACTATGTGCAGGGCTTGCGGGTTGCCGATACCGCAGTGCTGCGCAGCCTGGCCCTGGAAATCGGCCTTGATGCAGCCCAGTTCGACAGCGCGTTTGCGACGCACGGCGGCGCTGCCGCCCAGGCCCACATCGCTGCCAGCCGAGCGCTGCTGAACCAGGTTGGCGGCCAGGGCTTTCCTACTTTTGTTCTGCAGCGCGGAGAGCAATTGCAGGTCCTGGATGCCGGACGTTTCCTGGGGCAGGCGGAAGCATGGAAAGTGGTTTTGCAGAGCTGATGGCGGTCCCGTAGGGATGGCTGCATCTCGATAAAAAGTCTGCCGAAAGGCAGGCTTTTTTTTGTCCTGATCGTTTGTATCGATGAGCGAAAAACGTAGGATTCAAGAATGTTTCAAATTTGCCATTTAGTTGTTAGTCTGCAGTCATTTAATGATAACTACTTGCTATTTTCTACTAAAGATGACGATCTTGCATGCAGCGATTTCACAACATTTTACAGAAACTGCTCATTTTTTTAGCATTTAATGACAGCCTTGCATTGTATCTGCGATGGTCCAACGGTATCTTTGCAAGCAAATTTTCACCACGTAATTTGGCGTAAGACAGGTACGACTTTTTCAGACTGTGTTTGCCGCAAGTTATTCAATCGAGTAGACCCATGAATCGCAAACATATCAGTCGTTTTCCTTTATCAGTCGTTTCCATCGCCGTCATGAGTACGCTCGCAGCCTGTGGCGGCGGTGGCGGCGGTTCCAGTAACTCCTCCGATGGCGCCCAGCCGCCGGTGGCGACCAATCCGGCGCCAACCACAGCTACCCCGACAGCAGCGACCCCGGTCCTGAGCCCCTCTGATCCGAGCAATGCCAATGCAGCGCATGCGCGCGGCATTACCGGCGCCGGCGTCACGGTGGCGGTGGTCGACACCGATTTCAATGTATCGGATCCGGAGTTTGCCGGACGCTTGACCAAATACGTCTACGCCAGCGGCGGCGCCGGCAATCCGCACGGCAGCGAAGTGGCGGAAGCTCTGGGCGGCAGCACCTACGGCGTGGCGCCGGCAGTCAGCATGCTGGGGGCCGCGGTTGGCACCGGCGGCGACAATGTTTCGTTCACCAGCCCGGTGTACCAGGATCTGTTCAACAAGGGCGCGCGCCTGTTCAACCAGTCGAACGCCTTCGGCTCGATCGCCACGCCGGGTGGCAACGGCCCGACCTTCTACAATATTTATCAGCCGTTCGTCAGCCAAGGCAGCCTGTTTATCTGGGCCGCCGGCAATGACGGCAGCGCCCATCCCAGCCTGACCGCCGGTCTGCCGGCTCTGTATCCGGACCTGCAAAAGGGCTGGCTGGCCGTGGTGGCGGTGAACGCCGCCGGCGGTGCGCAAGGCTACAGCAGCAGCGACACTACACCGGGCGTGATTTCCAGCTATTCCAACCGCTGCGGCGAAGCCGCCAACTGGTGCCTGGCTGCGCCCGGCGATTTCATCTCGGCGAGCGCCGGCGGCCGCGTTTACGGCACGTCGTTTGCCGCGCCTGCGGTCACCGGCGCGGCAGCGCTGGTGCAGCAGGCATTTCCCTGGATGAGCGCCGACCAGATCCGCCAGACCATCTTGTCGACCGCTACCAGCATGGGCGATACCGCCACTTACGGCTGGGGTTTGCTGAACGCCAGCAAGGCTGCCAGCGGACCGGGCTTGTTCGATACCCGGCTAACGCTGGGCGGCAACTTCGTCGCCAAGTTCGATTCCGTCAGCTCGACCTTTGGCAACGACATCGGCGGCAATAGCGGTTTGCTCAAGGATGGTACGGGCACGCTGACGCTGGCCGGCAATAACACTTATAGCGGCGCCACTGAAATTCTCAAGGGCACGCTCAACGTCACCGGCGCGGTAGCGACCGCGGTGACGATCGACAGCGCCGGCATCCTCTCCGGCGACGGCGGCAAGGTCGGCGGCAGCGTCTTCAATTACGGCCGTCTCAGCAATACCGGCAACGGCATGACCATCAACGGCAATTACACCGCCAGCGCCAGCGCGGTGCTGGCCAACCAGTTCAACACGACCTTGACGGTGGGCGGCAACGCGGCGCTCGGCAATTCGCACCTGGTCGCCACCACGCCGGCCGGCAGCAGCGATCCGTCCGGCTATGTGGCGCAGCAGGTCGGTGTCAAAGGCAAGGTGCTGACGGCCGCTAACGGCGTCACCGGACAATTCCAGGACGTCTCGTTTGAACATGACGGTACGGCTTTCAATCCCGGCACTTTCCTGAGCGCGACGCTGGGCTATACGCCAACCGAGGTCGATCTCACCGTCGCGCGCAATGACGTGCAGGCGGTGGCGGCGAAAGCTTTCGCGGCGGATCCTACCCGCACCAGCAGCGCAGCCAATGTCGAACAGGGGCTTAAGGCCGCCGACGCCATGGTCGCCAGCGGCAATACCGGCGGCAATAATGCAGCGTTCCTCAGCAGCGCCGCGGCCATCCAGCGCACGGCGGATATTGCGGCTGCCGGCCAGGTATTGGATAGTTTGTCGGGCC comes from Collimonas pratensis and encodes:
- a CDS encoding MBL fold metallo-hydrolase; the protein is MFKPTVFRSLLAAAAGLMIAATASAAPQPLKLEVYNPGTSGIFPVSSELITGKTDAIVIDAQFDRASAEQLLKKVQDSGKKLTTIYISHGDPDYYFGLEVLKAAYPDARIVAPAPVVAHIKATMDGKLAFWGPKLGANAPKQLIVPEPLEGNTLTLEGRKLEVIGLEGASPDRTFVWIPSLKAVVGGVLVVGNEHVWTADTQTLASRQQWIKMLDKISALHPQVVVPGHFSAGAPQNIASVRFTKDYLKTYEAETVKAKDSAALIEAMKKHYPNLDGVSSLELGAKVSKGEMKW
- a CDS encoding ribbon-helix-helix domain-containing protein → MCQIYAQADPILYESRARSVRIMGVITTIKLENLFWQTLAELAADNDLTTNQLIAKLHDEVTTHLGEASNFSSFLRVTCLRYQSLKTDAGFATTAATAATKISAAA
- the folE gene encoding GTP cyclohydrolase I FolE, whose product is MSSKDSLPATAASTLPERPSRAEAESAIRTLLRWAGDDPDREGLLDTPARVARAYEEFFAGYSKDPVEILSTTFSEVEGYDEMVVLTNIRFESHCEHHMAPIIGKAHVAYLPDRRVVGISKLARLVDIYAKRLQIQEKMTVQIADTLQQVLLPKGVAVVIEASHGCMTTRGIHKPGTSLVTSRMLGAFRDDPSTRREFMSIISQKRSE
- a CDS encoding MFS transporter: MQKISTLTRNTLMFPLALVLFEFSVYIANDMIQPGMLTVTREFGASAAWMASAMTAFLVGGAIFQWLFGPLSDRIGRRPVMLGGTLFFIIACLATLFSRSIESFIALRVLQGMGLCFISSVGYAVVQEAFEEKAAIRVTALMANVALIAPLIGPVAGAFMIEVLPWRMVFVFIAAIATIALIGLARHMPETVKPRKEKLPLMQIWHDYREVVGNRHFVKAAMCMPLLAIPLIGWIAMSPEILVADGHLSVIEYGYWQIPVFACLIAGNLVLARQVDRWRLGSSIKIALYPIAVGILIMLLGAAFLDKPYFLVAAISVIAFGEGLSAAVMIRFTLTESPVSKATVAATMGMINMTLYGVGIELYKVFYLYAGMMGFALFSTAVIGLYWHLSRSVVARAMQARVTGHEEKEAGPLI
- a CDS encoding LysR family transcriptional regulator, whose translation is MDRLIAMQVFVEVADLGSLTAAADKLDMSRAMVSRYLAELEEWVGARLLHRTTRKLSLTSAGSDTLPRCRQMLDMAGDIQSSAAAPENTPQGTLRLTFSMSMGQTYLVPLLTRFLKRYPATAIDMLMVDRTVNLIEERIDLAIRITNALDPNLIARKLAVCHSVVVAAPSYLEQHGTPKTIEDLALHNCLTYSYFGKSLWEFEKDGVPVSVPVGGNMSANESSVLLEAAACGAGIALQPLHAAAGLLHSGRLRALLGEYRPRELSIYGVYASRRQMPAVLRAMLDFLVEEFSADSGWEAPVH
- a CDS encoding autotransporter serine protease — its product is MNRKHISRFPLSVVSIAVMSTLAACGGGGGGSSNSSDGAQPPVATNPAPTTATPTAATPVLSPSDPSNANAAHARGITGAGVTVAVVDTDFNVSDPEFAGRLTKYVYASGGAGNPHGSEVAEALGGSTYGVAPAVSMLGAAVGTGGDNVSFTSPVYQDLFNKGARLFNQSNAFGSIATPGGNGPTFYNIYQPFVSQGSLFIWAAGNDGSAHPSLTAGLPALYPDLQKGWLAVVAVNAAGGAQGYSSSDTTPGVISSYSNRCGEAANWCLAAPGDFISASAGGRVYGTSFAAPAVTGAAALVQQAFPWMSADQIRQTILSTATSMGDTATYGWGLLNASKAASGPGLFDTRLTLGGNFVAKFDSVSSTFGNDIGGNSGLLKDGTGTLTLAGNNTYSGATEILKGTLNVTGAVATAVTIDSAGILSGDGGKVGGSVFNYGRLSNTGNGMTINGNYTASASAVLANQFNTTLTVGGNAALGNSHLVATTPAGSSDPSGYVAQQVGVKGKVLTAANGVTGQFQDVSFEHDGTAFNPGTFLSATLGYTPTEVDLTVARNDVQAVAAKAFAADPTRTSSAANVEQGLKAADAMVASGNTGGNNAAFLSSAAAIQRTADIAAAGQVLDSLSGQIYASSQALTFQQSQAINRDLSNRLALLGSPISSDAKAGLWASVIGATGKLGQSGYSSADTSTWGGQFGFDTHLNDKAIVGAALSYSESKASFDRFGGASDSQNTSLSLYGRYALSKDGVYVSGRAGVASITSKINRTALLGSETDSLSANHTDSMISAYAETGYVRQLSPTATLTPFAGISYDRLKRGGFTEAGSAFGLTAGSNTYQQTASVLGLRGDTRFDWFGGSSNLQAYGAWQHGFNSGNLDFNAAFVGAPTAGFNVQGIGLARNSGWAGIGITTAVNRKWSWYGNYDAQFGKGGVVNNVFSLGARMSF
- the sugE gene encoding quaternary ammonium compound efflux SMR transporter SugE, with the translated sequence MAWIILFLAGLAEIVWAVGLKYSEGFTRLWPSVITVAGMAISIWLLALAMRTLPLGTAYAVWTGIGAVGSFIAGIVLLGEAASLARIGSVSLIVLGLIGLKLSTAA
- a CDS encoding DJ-1/PfpI family protein; this translates as MSAKKILILAGDYVEDYELMVPFQALQMVGHQVDVVCPNKAAGAQIRTAIHDFEGDQTYSEKPGHNFTLNAAFSDVDVSRYDALLIPGGRAPEYLRLNPRVIEIVQQFHASDKPIAAVCHGPQLLAAAGVLEGKTCSAYPACAPEVKLAGGKYAEIDIAAAHRDGNLVTAPAWPAHPAWLALFLTALGTRIEL
- a CDS encoding DsbA family protein is translated as MVERNHCNDDSCVLPGAADAGADDAAAPRAASGTVLHYIYDPLCGWCYGAAPLLKAAQEVDGLAIVLHGGGMLSGSNRKQVSAQLRNYVMQHDHRIAAMTGQPFGDSYFNGLLLDTSAVLDSDPPITAVLAADACGGRGLAMLARIQTAHYVQGLRVADTAVLRSLALEIGLDAAQFDSAFATHGGAAAQAHIAASRALLNQVGGQGFPTFVLQRGEQLQVLDAGRFLGQAEAWKVVLQS